In Mycolicibacterium aubagnense, the DNA window AGAGTTTTCGCGTCGCGCCGAACGCGAGCCCGTCCACCCGCAGATCGTCGCCGAGAACGGGCCGGACAGTGCACACTTCCGCTACGTGCACGGTGCCACCGTCACGCCGGTGTGCCTGAACTGGGAAGTCGTCGACGAAGAGTGGCGGTTCCTCACCGGGTGGCCGGATGCCCGCAGCGACGACCCGGACAAGATGGCGCTATATATCCACAGCCATTTCTCGGGCCTCGGCTTCGCGGTCAGCGCCTTCGAGGGCTCGTCGAACCACCGGCTGATCTTCGCCTGCACGCCGGTCGAGGACGGCTGCTCGGACATGTTCTACTCGATCTGGTGGCCGCGCCGTCCTGGTGACATATCCGACGTGCCACCGGACGAGGTGCGTGAGCACGTCGAAAGGCGATTCCTGCAGACGGTGTGGGAAGACCTCGACATCTGGCGCTACCAGGAGTACATCGAGCACCCCGCATTGTCCAAAGCAGACGCGAAACCCTATATGGCCATGCGCAAATGGGCGACGCGGTTCTACGAGGCGCCCGCGTGATCAGGGCCCAGCCGGCGTCGGTTTCGGCGGCGCGCCAGCCAGAGCGTCAGCTCGGTGCCGGACCGCATCGATCTGGTGAACGGCGGTGCCGCGCGACCGGTGATGCTGAACGGCAGGTCGGTGCCGACCACCGACCGGTAGTGGCTGAACGTGTCGAAGCCGGCCTTGCCGTGATATGCGCCGCTGCCACTGGTGCCGACGCCACCGAACGGCACGGCC includes these proteins:
- a CDS encoding Rieske 2Fe-2S domain-containing protein — its product is MKVPFTWKVTGWFMIGWSQEFAAAEVKPLRYFGEDLVAYRDESGELHLLSAHCRHLGAHIGHGGKVVGDCVECPFHGWRWGPDGSNQYIPYQPDRPNKALRLRVFPVREQYGCVFAWYQPHGEEPQWELPDLFGKFPQFPTDRDAYYRPYPEFSRRAEREPVHPQIVAENGPDSAHFRYVHGATVTPVCLNWEVVDEEWRFLTGWPDARSDDPDKMALYIHSHFSGLGFAVSAFEGSSNHRLIFACTPVEDGCSDMFYSIWWPRRPGDISDVPPDEVREHVERRFLQTVWEDLDIWRYQEYIEHPALSKADAKPYMAMRKWATRFYEAPA